Proteins from a single region of Burkholderiales bacterium:
- a CDS encoding adenylosuccinate synthase produces MGRSVVVIGTQWGDEGKGKIVDWLTESASGVVRFQGGHNAGHTLVIGGKKTVLRLIPSGVLRPGVRIYIGNGVVVSPSALLTEIGELEAAGVKVRDRLAISPACPLVMPYHVALDQARESGAGGDRIGTTGRGIGPAYEDKIARRALRVQDLLDPDRFAAKLERVLGYHNFVLEHYHKVAPVPFERTRDEALAHARTISPMVADVAAMLHAARERGESLLFEGAQGALLDIDHGTYPYVTSSNCIAGAAAPGSGIGPHGIDYVLGIVKAYTTRVGGGPFPTELADETGARLAKRGNEFGSVTGRPRRCGWIDVPLLRRSVQLSGVDGLCITKLDVLDGLPEIRICTGYTIDGSPTDVVPTGADAVAKCVPVYETIPGWSDSTVGVRKMDALPGAARAYLDRIEALAGVPIAMVSTGPDRDETILRHHPFH; encoded by the coding sequence ATGGGCAGGAGCGTCGTGGTCATCGGCACCCAATGGGGCGATGAAGGCAAGGGCAAGATCGTCGACTGGCTGACCGAGAGCGCGTCGGGCGTCGTCCGCTTCCAGGGCGGGCACAACGCCGGGCACACGCTCGTCATCGGCGGGAAGAAGACGGTGCTGCGCCTGATCCCGTCGGGCGTGCTGCGGCCGGGCGTGCGCATCTACATCGGCAACGGCGTCGTCGTGTCGCCGTCCGCCCTGCTCACCGAGATCGGTGAACTCGAGGCCGCCGGCGTGAAGGTCCGCGATCGCCTCGCGATCTCGCCGGCATGTCCGCTGGTGATGCCCTACCACGTCGCGCTCGACCAGGCGCGCGAGAGCGGCGCGGGCGGCGACAGGATCGGCACGACCGGACGCGGCATCGGCCCCGCGTACGAGGACAAGATCGCGCGGCGCGCGCTGCGCGTGCAGGATCTCCTCGATCCGGACCGTTTCGCCGCGAAGCTCGAGCGCGTGCTGGGCTACCACAATTTCGTGCTCGAGCACTACCACAAGGTCGCGCCGGTACCCTTCGAGCGGACGCGCGACGAGGCGCTCGCGCATGCGCGCACGATCTCGCCGATGGTCGCCGACGTCGCGGCGATGCTGCACGCGGCCCGCGAACGCGGCGAATCGCTGCTGTTCGAGGGTGCGCAGGGCGCGCTGCTCGACATCGACCACGGCACCTATCCGTACGTCACGAGTTCCAATTGCATCGCCGGTGCCGCGGCCCCGGGCAGCGGTATCGGGCCGCACGGGATCGACTACGTGCTCGGCATCGTCAAGGCGTACACGACGCGCGTGGGCGGCGGGCCGTTCCCGACCGAACTCGCCGACGAGACCGGCGCGCGGCTCGCGAAACGCGGCAACGAATTCGGCTCGGTCACCGGCCGTCCGCGACGCTGCGGGTGGATCGACGTTCCGCTGCTGCGCCGGTCGGTGCAGCTCTCCGGCGTCGACGGCCTGTGCATCACCAAGCTCGACGTGCTCGACGGTCTCCCCGAGATCCGGATCTGCACCGGCTACACGATCGACGGCAGTCCCACGGACGTGGTCCCGACCGGCGCCGACGCCGTCGCGAAATGCGTTCCGGTCTACGAGACGATTCCCGGCTGGAGCGACAGCACGGTCGGCGTGCGCAAGATGGACGCTCTACCCGGCGCGGCCCGCGCCTACCTCGACCGCATCGAGGCGCTCGCAGGCGTTCCGATCGCGATGGTGTCGACCGGGCCGGACCGGGACGAGACGATCCTGCGGCACCATCCGTTCCACTGA
- a CDS encoding phosphoribosyltransferase, translated as MRPSPTRHRGAATRVGNGPARGTTRMSLHVSWDEYHRLIERLALVVHEADYAFDQIICIARGGLRVGDVLSRIYEKPLAILSTHSYAADGGTVRGDLVIAEHMTMTAPKLGSHVLLVDDMVDSGHTLAKVVDTLPKRFPHMRELRSAVLWWKACSVFRPDFHVAYLPDNPWIHQPFEVYDRMRPQELAARLASGGARAAD; from the coding sequence ATGCGCCCTTCGCCGACCCGCCACCGTGGAGCGGCGACGCGGGTCGGGAACGGCCCGGCACGGGGGACGACGCGCATGAGCCTGCACGTGAGCTGGGACGAGTACCACAGGCTGATCGAGCGGCTGGCGCTCGTCGTTCACGAGGCGGACTATGCGTTCGACCAGATCATCTGCATCGCCCGGGGAGGGCTTCGTGTCGGCGACGTGCTCTCGCGCATCTACGAGAAGCCGCTCGCGATCCTGTCGACGCATTCGTACGCGGCGGACGGCGGGACGGTGCGGGGCGACCTCGTGATCGCCGAGCACATGACGATGACCGCGCCGAAGCTCGGCAGCCACGTGCTCCTGGTCGACGACATGGTCGACTCGGGCCACACGCTCGCGAAGGTCGTCGACACGCTGCCGAAGCGCTTCCCGCACATGCGGGAGCTGCGCTCTGCGGTGCTCTGGTGGAAGGCATGCTCGGTCTTCCGGCCCGATTTCCACGTCGCGTACCTGCCGGACAACCCGTGGATCCACCAGCCGTTCGAGGTCTACGACAGGATGCGGCCGCAGGAGCTGGCCGCGCGGCTCGCGAGCGGCGGCGCTCGCGCCGCGGATTGA
- the rnr gene encoding ribonuclease R gives MNSLFYKDIPTLSKKKSPSAPPFAPSSVLAALAEAGVPLAPDELAARLGLGRRERGALDDEIARLHERGDVHVNRKGQLCIASKLDLVAGRLEGHPDGFGFLIRDDAGPDIALPAREMHKALHGDRVSVRVTGTDRRGRPEGEVVEVLERAHREVVGRMHEERGVSFVVAENRRIAQDLIVPDKDRGKAKPGDVVVVEIVEYPTAEREPIARVIEVLGRATDPGIEIEIALRKHALPFEFSKAATAQAKKLPAKVLAGERAGRVDLTPLPLVTIDGETAKDFDDAVWCERKGKGWRLVVAIADVSHYVKDGDAIDRDARERATSVYFPRRVIPMLPEALSNELCSLRPEVDRLCMAADMEITAAGAVRRYRFYPAVMHSRARFTYTEVWGWLRDPSTATDERAKALLPQLQALHELYRVLDASRDARGAIDFETVEHVLVFDAQGKIERIVPAPRNDAHKLIEECMLAANVCAADMLAKAGHPALYRVHEGPTPEKLEQLKAFLGASALTLTGGDEPTAMDYAKLLERIRGRPDFELLQTVLLRSLQQARYRPDNVGHFGLAYEAYAHFTSPIRRYPDLTVHRAIRAVLSGARYQPGGTTWTELGEHCSTAERRADDATRDVEAWLKCWYMQDKVGERFEGTVSGVASFGLFVTLDGLAIDGLVHVTELPRDYFRFDPVRHALAGERSGLAFRLADRVRVTVARVDLEQSRIDFTLAESAGASHPAVSQPLSREDRPRSPRKGPR, from the coding sequence CTGAACTCGTTATTTTACAAGGACATTCCAACGTTGTCAAAGAAGAAGTCCCCCTCCGCACCTCCTTTCGCACCATCCTCGGTCCTCGCGGCGCTGGCCGAAGCCGGGGTCCCGCTGGCGCCCGACGAACTCGCCGCACGCCTCGGGCTCGGCCGTCGCGAGCGAGGCGCGCTCGACGACGAGATCGCCCGCCTGCACGAGCGCGGCGATGTCCACGTCAACCGCAAGGGCCAGCTCTGCATCGCCTCGAAGCTCGACCTCGTCGCCGGGCGCCTCGAAGGCCATCCGGACGGCTTCGGCTTCCTGATCCGCGACGACGCCGGCCCCGACATCGCGCTGCCCGCACGCGAGATGCACAAGGCGCTGCACGGCGATCGCGTCAGCGTGCGCGTCACCGGCACCGATCGTCGCGGCCGTCCCGAGGGCGAAGTCGTCGAGGTGCTCGAACGGGCCCACCGCGAGGTCGTCGGGCGCATGCACGAGGAACGCGGCGTGTCGTTCGTGGTCGCCGAGAACCGCCGCATCGCGCAGGACCTCATCGTTCCCGACAAGGATCGCGGCAAGGCGAAGCCCGGCGACGTCGTGGTGGTCGAGATCGTCGAATACCCGACCGCCGAGCGCGAGCCGATCGCGCGCGTGATCGAGGTGCTCGGCCGCGCGACCGATCCCGGGATCGAGATCGAGATCGCGCTGCGCAAGCACGCCCTGCCGTTCGAGTTCTCGAAGGCCGCGACGGCCCAGGCGAAGAAGCTGCCCGCGAAAGTGCTCGCGGGCGAACGCGCGGGCCGCGTCGACCTCACCCCCCTGCCGCTGGTGACGATCGACGGCGAAACCGCGAAGGACTTCGACGACGCGGTCTGGTGCGAGCGCAAGGGCAAGGGCTGGCGGCTCGTCGTCGCCATCGCCGACGTGTCGCACTACGTGAAGGACGGCGACGCGATCGACCGCGACGCACGCGAGCGCGCGACCTCGGTCTACTTCCCGCGGCGCGTGATTCCGATGCTCCCGGAGGCCCTCTCCAACGAGCTGTGCTCGCTCAGGCCCGAGGTCGACCGGCTGTGCATGGCCGCCGACATGGAGATCACCGCGGCCGGCGCGGTCCGTCGCTACCGGTTCTACCCGGCCGTGATGCACTCGCGCGCCCGGTTCACCTACACCGAGGTCTGGGGCTGGCTCCGCGATCCGTCGACGGCGACCGACGAGCGCGCGAAGGCCCTGCTGCCGCAGCTCCAGGCGCTGCACGAACTCTACCGCGTGCTCGACGCCAGCCGTGACGCGCGCGGCGCGATCGACTTCGAGACCGTCGAGCATGTGCTCGTCTTCGACGCGCAAGGCAAGATCGAGCGGATCGTGCCGGCGCCGCGCAACGACGCGCACAAGCTGATCGAGGAGTGCATGCTCGCCGCGAACGTCTGTGCCGCCGACATGCTCGCGAAGGCCGGCCACCCGGCGCTCTACCGCGTGCACGAGGGACCGACGCCGGAGAAGCTCGAGCAGCTGAAGGCGTTCCTCGGGGCGAGCGCGCTGACGCTCACCGGCGGCGACGAGCCCACGGCGATGGACTACGCGAAGCTGCTCGAACGGATCCGCGGCCGGCCGGACTTCGAGCTGCTGCAGACGGTGCTGCTGCGCTCGCTGCAGCAGGCGCGTTATCGCCCCGACAACGTCGGCCACTTCGGTCTCGCCTACGAAGCCTACGCGCACTTCACCTCGCCGATCCGGCGCTATCCCGACCTGACGGTGCACCGCGCGATCCGGGCGGTGCTCTCCGGCGCTCGCTACCAACCGGGCGGCACGACCTGGACCGAGCTGGGCGAGCACTGCTCCACGGCGGAGCGTCGCGCCGACGACGCGACGCGCGACGTCGAAGCCTGGCTCAAGTGCTGGTACATGCAGGACAAGGTCGGGGAGCGTTTCGAAGGCACGGTGAGCGGCGTGGCGAGTTTCGGCCTGTTCGTGACGCTCGACGGCCTCGCCATCGACGGCCTCGTTCACGTCACCGAACTGCCGCGCGACTACTTCCGTTTCGACCCGGTGCGTCACGCACTGGCCGGCGAGCGCAGTGGACTCGCGTTTCGGCTCGCCGATCGCGTGCGCGTCACCGTCGCGCGCGTCGACCTCGAGCAGAGCCGCATCGACTTCACGCTCGCGGAGTCGGCCGGTGCCTCGCATCCCGCGGTCTCGCAGCCGCTCTCGCGGGAGGATCGGCCGCGCTCGCCGCGCAAGGGGCCGCGATGA
- the serB gene encoding phosphoserine phosphatase SerB, with translation MSGADVDVVVQGASVESDELASLAAITDPDAIEAIPARAGATVVAWRLRGVRDAGGVREACAAAGLDCAIVPRDRRLADLRVLALDMDSTLITIECIDEIADHAGRKAEVAAVTAAAMRGEIDFAGSLQRRVALLAGLPVDTLDAVYRDRLELSPGARVLLDAARAAGAKTLLVSGGFTFFTERLKASLDLDAAVANTLEVIDGRLTGRVRGPIVDADRKAAALSAMRAEHAADGGIVAAIGDGANDLPMLREADVSVAYRAKPAVRARATHAIDHGGLDAVLNLFN, from the coding sequence ATGAGCGGCGCGGACGTCGACGTCGTCGTCCAGGGCGCGTCGGTCGAGAGCGACGAACTGGCGAGCCTCGCGGCGATCACCGATCCCGACGCCATCGAGGCGATCCCCGCCCGCGCGGGCGCGACGGTCGTGGCGTGGCGCCTGCGCGGGGTGCGCGATGCCGGCGGCGTGCGCGAAGCCTGCGCCGCGGCCGGCCTCGACTGCGCGATCGTCCCGCGCGACCGGCGTCTCGCCGACCTGCGCGTGCTCGCGCTCGACATGGACTCGACGCTCATCACGATCGAGTGCATCGACGAGATCGCCGACCATGCCGGGCGGAAGGCCGAGGTCGCGGCGGTGACGGCCGCCGCGATGCGCGGCGAGATCGACTTCGCCGGAAGCCTGCAGAGGCGCGTCGCGCTGCTCGCCGGACTACCGGTCGACACGCTCGACGCCGTCTACCGCGACCGGCTCGAACTCTCGCCCGGCGCGCGGGTCTTGCTCGACGCGGCGCGCGCCGCCGGCGCGAAAACGCTGCTCGTCTCCGGCGGCTTCACGTTCTTCACCGAGCGCCTGAAGGCGTCCCTCGATCTCGACGCCGCGGTCGCGAACACGCTCGAGGTGATCGACGGAAGGCTGACCGGCCGGGTGCGCGGCCCCATCGTCGACGCGGACCGCAAGGCCGCGGCGCTCTCCGCGATGCGCGCCGAACACGCGGCCGACGGCGGCATCGTCGCCGCGATCGGCGACGGCGCGAACGACCTGCCGATGCTGCGCGAAGCCGACGTGTCGGTCGCCTACCGCGCCAAGCCGGCCGTGCGCGCCCGGGCGACGCACGCGATCGACCACGGCGGGCTCGACGCGGTGCTGAACCTCTTCAACTGA
- the iscX gene encoding Fe-S cluster assembly protein IscX codes for MKWTDSREIALALADAHPDVDPRRVNFVDLRDMVVALAGFADDPKRSGEKILEAIQAAWIDEA; via the coding sequence GTGAAGTGGACCGACTCGCGGGAGATCGCGCTCGCGCTCGCGGATGCGCATCCGGACGTCGATCCCCGGCGCGTCAACTTCGTCGACCTGCGCGACATGGTCGTCGCACTCGCCGGATTCGCCGACGACCCGAAGCGCTCGGGGGAGAAGATCCTCGAGGCCATCCAGGCAGCGTGGATCGACGAGGCTTAG
- the fdx gene encoding ISC system 2Fe-2S type ferredoxin: MTEIVVLPHPEICPDGKSFEAEPGKSVLDNLLEHGIEVEHACEKSCACTTCHVIVREGGGSLEPSTEDEDDLLDRAWGLTPQSRLSCQAVVGDERLVIEIPRYTINYAKERK; encoded by the coding sequence ATGACCGAGATCGTCGTCCTGCCGCACCCCGAGATCTGCCCCGACGGCAAGTCCTTCGAGGCCGAGCCGGGCAAGTCCGTCCTCGACAACCTGCTCGAACACGGCATCGAGGTCGAGCACGCGTGCGAGAAATCCTGCGCGTGCACCACCTGCCACGTGATCGTGCGCGAGGGCGGCGGCTCGCTCGAGCCGTCGACCGAGGACGAGGACGACCTGCTCGACCGCGCCTGGGGCCTCACGCCGCAGTCGCGGCTGTCGTGCCAGGCGGTGGTCGGCGACGAACGGCTCGTCATCGAGATCCCGCGTTACACGATCAACTACGCGAAGGAGCGCAAGTGA